Proteins found in one Aspergillus puulaauensis MK2 DNA, chromosome 8, nearly complete sequence genomic segment:
- a CDS encoding putative vesicle-mediated transport protein (Imh1) (COG:U;~EggNog:ENOG410PKVU;~InterPro:IPR000237;~PFAM:PF01465) has translation MFQRLRDAIDSRIAEEQARQRSSQESLARSNSARRPPGRNLSPGRRPARPRRNTGTPVRGPDPTEFEPEFAIGDDDSSSRSGTPRPESSGAPENTQGENAEQSEGPGENAMNEKEGAPEAESAPTTPELPPDVKAKLRRLAKMESRYQELLKAYRSAHSRVLSIEPFEAALRENTPLTSVADPKAFTEYLNQISLKGDLVGEELKRITTERDDFKSKLEEAQKSEKTARDELDSLKESATNEGQPKANEDHKSNEIESPKESEENEEFFSFDNEIPRLESELKDKQEEVEKLKTQAENLNRDLSVARESTEGMVQNLETATRELVELRDFKDKQELEMESLETTRKSEIDELRSKLESSEKIVTETNAEVEKLKADLKQKTDNIEQLQAQAKQSGDADQEAELASKLEEVKQEKEANEKRLGVLQGLVDSLRTQLKETQDTVSGLKTDMGQKTEESDRLKRVVDFLDGNLEGNAKWQESKDKVTKGQKADFEELRQTLAPSQSPEPTNDKSGATPQPANAAGGAGTAGAGKKKKGKKKKGGKGGEDTSKPTGRADAEPTDSAPQSTEPSSALAELEKKVENLSQQLKEKEEAIDRLDSKLKGEEGLKEEIESLRDDLLNIGQEHVEAKDKIKELTAEKSALEGTISKLEGEITNLRTGAASKSADSEKAHNDLKDEYENLKVKSTTIETELSAAQQLATTRFKDITELRETIQKIQPELKKLRGESAELKSTKDELKSKTAELRTLEGKHDDLQAEFKSLKSSISDRETEVKTLNQKIKQELDSRLKAEENLTVAQSDLRYSESRKQEAIEGKQKVMSDLSTVQDELKAARTKLREHEQQTTQLNKDLDGLREEMQLKTAQHASAQSLMNSMRDQASELGMQMKEARERCESLEEELADAHRLLSERTREGETMRRLLNDIEGRTDAKTRDFKERMEAAIEERDRAEDEASAQGRRRARELEDLKTKLRELEKSLRSAEEDKEELEHSQKDWKRRRDHLEAQAETSTQELNDVQQAMARLRESLDESEKQVRDLEKEKAELRRSVEQTNARLEKMRKSNMFSDDGRFGTNPQSSRSSIDSGSRRGVTSPAPKTRSPSTQRSDTPTGGVDYIYLKNVLLQFLEQRDKNYQKQLIPVLGMLLHFDRTDEQKWMAAITSK, from the exons ATGTTTCAG CGTCTCCGCGATGCCATAGACTCGCGAATTGCTGAGGAGCAGGCTCGACAGCGATCGTCTCAGGAGTCCCTCGCTCGCTCCAACTCCGCACGTCGCCCCCCTGGTCGCAACCTGTCCCCGGGCAGACGACCGGCTAGACCCCGACGAAATACTGGAACACCTGTGCGCGGACCGGATCCCACCGAATTCGAGCCCGAGTTTGCAATCGGTGACGATGATTCATCCAGCAGATCGGGCACTCCTCGGCCGGAGTCGTCAGGCGCCCCTGAGAACACCCAGGGAGAGAATGCTGAACAGAGCGAAGGCCCTGGGGAGAACGCAATGaatgagaaggagggagcTCCGGAGGCAGAATCCGCCCCAACAACGCCAGAACTGCCGCCTGATGTGAAAGCGAAGCTGCGAAGGTTGGCCAAAATGGAGTCGCGTTACCAGG AGCTTCTGAAAGCATATCGATCGGCCCACTCTCGTGTCCTATCAATCGAGCCGTTCGAAGCTGCGTTGCGAGAAAATACGCCATTGACGTCGGTTGCCGACCCCAAGGCATTCACCGAATACCTGAACCAGATTTCGCTGAAAGGAGATCTGGTAGGGGAGGAACTCAAACGTATAACGACCGAGAGAGACGATTTCAAGAGTAAACTAGAGGAAGCCCAGAAGTCGGAGAAGACCGCACGGGATGAGTTAGACAGCCTCAAGGAAAGTGCAACCAACGAAGGACAACCGAAAGCCAATGAAGATCACAAATCGAACGAGATAGAGTCACCAAAGGAAAGTGAAGAGAATGAAgagttcttttctttcgACAATGAAATTCCTCGACTCGAGTCTGAATTGAAAGACAAACAGGAAGAAgttgagaagctgaagacTCAGGCGGAAAATTTGAACCGAGATCTGTCAGTTGCACGCGAGTCGACTGAAGGTATGGTCCAGAACCTTGAAACCGCTACGCGAGAGCTGGTGGAGTTGCGTGACTTCAAGGATAAGCAGgagttggagatggaaagcCTTGAGACTACGAGGAAAAGTGAAATCGATGAACTTAGGTCTAAGCTTGAATCGTCGGAAAAAATAGTGACCGAGACGAAtgccgaagtcgagaagTTGAAGGCTGATTTGAAGCAAAAGACAGACAACATTGAACAACTCCAGGCGCAAGCCAAGCAGTCTGGAGATGCTGATCAAGAGGCAGAGTTGGCGTCAAAACTGGAAGAAGTtaagcaggagaaggaagccaaCGAGAAGCGACTCGGGGTGCTGCAAGGCTTAGTGGATAGTCTTCGAACTCAGCTCAAGGAAACTCAGGACACCGTCTCAGGCCTGAAGACTGACATGGGTCAGAAAACGGAAGAGTCTGACAGACTGAAGAGGGTGGTTGATTTCCTTGATGGGAACCTGGAGGGTAATGCCAAGTGGCAGGAATCTAAGGACAAGGTTACGAAGGGCCAGAAGGCAGACTTCGAAGAGCTTCGACAGACCCTGGCACCATCGCAGAGCCCGGAACCAACGAACGACAAGTCTGGAGCTACACCACAACCCGCCAACGCTGCAGGAGGCGCGGGAACTGCGGGGgccggaaagaagaagaagggtaagaagaagaaaggcggCAAGGGTGGTGAGGATACCAGCAAGCCAACAGGACGCGCTGATGCCGAACCAACCGATTCAGCACCACAGTCAACTGAACCAAGTTCGGCCCTTGCTGAGCTCGAAAAGAAGGTTGAGAACCTTTCGCAACAGCTtaaggagaaagaagaggccATCGATCGTCTTGATTCCAAGCTGAAGGGTGAGGAAGGTCTGAAGGAGGAAATAGAATCATTGCGAGATGATCTGCTTAATATCGGCCAAGAGCATGTCGAAGCAAAGGACAAGATCAAGGAATTGACGGCGGAGAAGTCTGCTTTGGAAGGCACTATTTCCAAGTTGGAGGGCGAGATCACCAACCTTCGCACAGGTGCCGCTTCAAAATCGGCAGACTCCGAGAAGGCCCATAATGACCTCAAGGACGAATATGAGAACCTCAAGGTGAAATCCACGACCATTGAAACAGAGCTCTCAGCCGCACAACAGCTGGCAACAACGAGATTCAAGGATATCACTGAATTGCGCGAAACGATTCAAAAAATTCAACCTGAGCTCAAGAAATTGCGAGGCGAGAGTGCGGAACTTAAGTCGACCAAAGATGAACTCAAGAGCAAGACAGCTGAACTGAGGACATTGGAAGGCAAACACGACGACTTACAGGCAGAATTTAAATCACTCAAATCTTCGATCTCAGATCGCGAGACGGAAGTCAAGACTCTCAAccagaagatcaagcaggAGTTGGATAGTCGACTGAAAGCAGAAGAGAACTTGACAGTCGCACAGTCCGATCTGCGGTATTCTGAAAGCAGAAAACAAGAAGCCATTGAGGGTAAACAGAAGGTTATGTCCGACCTCTCAACCGTCCAGGACGAGCTAAAAGCAGCGCGAACAAAACTACGAGAGCACGAGCAACAGACCACTCAACTAAACAAGGATCTCGACGGATTGCGGGAGGAGATGCAACTGAAGACGGCTCAACACGCAAGTGCGCAAAGCCTGATGAATAGCATGCGCGATCAAGCTTCCGAGCTCGGCATGCAAATGAAGGAGGCCCGGGAGCGATGCGagagcctggaagaggaactgGCAGATGCCCACCGCCTCCTTAGTGAACGAACCCGTGAGGGTGAAACGATGAGACGCCTCCTCAATGACATTGAGGGCCGTACCGATGCTAAGACTCGTGACTTCAAGGAAAGGATGGAGGCTGCGATTGAAGAACGTGACCGCGCCGAGGACGAAGCAAGTGCGCAGGGTCGACGTCGGGCTCGCGAACTGGAGGATCTTAAAACTAAGCTTCGCGAGCTGGAAAAGAGCTTACGGagtgcagaagaagacaaggaaGAGTTAGAGCACTCTCAGAAGGATTGGAAGCGCCGGCGGGACCATCTCGAAGCACAGGCAGAGACGTCCACCCAAGAGCTTAACGATGTTCAGCAGGCTATGGCTCGATTGCGTGAGTCCTTGGATGAGAGTGAGAAACAGGTCCgtgacttggagaaggagaaagcagaATTGCGTCGATCGGTTGAGCAGACCAACGCGCGGTTAGAGAAGATGCGCAAATCCAACATGTTCTCCGACGATGGTCGCTTTGGGACCAACCCGCAGTCCTCACGCTCATCTATTGATTCTGGGTCCCGGAGAGGGGTGACTTCTCCCGCCCCGAAGACGCGCAGCCCATCTACACAAAGAAGCGATACACCCACTGGCGGTGTTGACTATATTTATCTAAAGAACGTGCTCCTCCAGTTTCTAGAGCAGAGGGACAAGAACTATCAGAAGCAACTGATACCTGTCCTCGGGATGCTTCTGCATTTTGATCG GACGGACGAGCAAAAATGGATGGCAGCTATAACCTCAAAGTAG
- the nte1 gene encoding lysophospholipase (BUSCO:EOG092603EH;~COG:I;~EggNog:ENOG410PFPD;~InterPro:IPR016035,IPR002641,IPR001423,IPR000595, IPR018490,IPR014710;~PFAM:PF00027,PF01734;~TransMembrane:4 (o65-84i91-111o117-139i788-806o);~go_function: GO:0004622 - lysophospholipase activity [Evidence IEA];~go_process: GO:0006629 - lipid metabolic process [Evidence IEA];~go_process: GO:0046470 - phosphatidylcholine metabolic process [Evidence IEA]), translated as MADSGASSPSSDLPDLDSLHASLSSLSCTPPSVAALSLSTSPPAITASVSGLPRFSNHLPPPPQVFLPTSTTMVGWIGWVFSLVFQTIPSVLYWIITFTTITLPTWLFTLFSTSLTFTMNFTTLLLIILAVVSTISWFIRYRFLNMYSRLPPEPQRKEPQLDLFPDVQEGDSKPGLANYLDEFLSAIKVFGYLERPVFHELTRTMQTRKLIAGETLQLEEEKGFCLVVDGLVQIFVQSIRDGKHNLNGEVIEDSSDEEGQSQDGKQGYQLLTEVKNGAAMSSLFSILSLFTEDIQMRINGGSYSSMSSVQPSPARQPDSIPASPGGGLNGSPPAIPMDYEDDNSTINGEGEFLPSVPPLHLPESRAPPKSRPRSSGKVHSIPRKSVHPDIVARAMVDTTIAIIPASAFRRLTRLYPRATAHIVQVILTRLQRVTFATAHSYLGLTNEVLGIEKQMTKYTTFDLPNEIRGAALDRLKEKFLKEKDRLGSEEVTKGIALHNPYAGRRGRSSSFLRKEAALQAKMAMTQRPISLANPEKSPGGRDTAGVSPGDLLSTIQLSRFGPKHDQFATAPRFLSPLADKERSPMRRSSFQRKDSVDEDALFRESILDCIMNGIGLTASSHDALRKGSHASGELSPKLVSYDSRRQKAVFSNNAFGFIDAYEGSGDGETESIMSMSVTSAGGTSPIVNLREELRNDIEIVYFPKGSVLVEQGERHPGLYYVIDGFLDVGVQVNEKGEDLVGTSRPGHLQFQEELFPTLKRTQTATSRGSTTAASTNDPKRKRQSRKSLYMIKPGAIQGYVGAMASYRSYTDVVAKTDVYVGFLPRTSLERLAERYPIALLTLAKRLTGLLPRLLLHIDFALEWVQVNAGQVIYHQGDESDAIYITLNGRLRSVLEGAGGKMTVVGEHGQGESVGELEVMTESTRPATLHAIRDTELAKFPRSLFNSLAQEHTGITIQVSKLIAQRMRDLVENPMSEQSTEPGNTGSVKTATSTLNLRTVGILPITTGVPVVEFGNRLLNALQQIGVTDGVTSLNQAAILNHLGRHAFSRMGKLKLSQYLADLEEKYGMVLYIADTNVNSPWTQTCISQADCILLVGLAESSPNVGEYERFLLGMKTTARKELVLLHADRYCPPGITRKWLKNRVWINGGHHHIQMGFRLTAEPSHPQAKRLGTVLKQRVQILQAEIQKYTSRRIRQTPLYSAQTPFKGDFHRLARRLCGRAVGLVLGGGGARGIAHVGVIKALEEAGIPVDIVGGTSIGAFIGGLYARDADVVPMYGRAKKFAGRMGSMWRFALDLTYPSMSYTTGHEFNRGIFKTFGDSQIEDFWLEFYCNTTNISRSRAEYHSSGYIWRYVRASMSLAGLLPPICDEGSMLLDGGYIDNLTVAHMKTLGADVIFAVDVGSIDDNTPQGYGDSLSGFWSVVNRWNPFSAIPNPPTLSEIQARLAYVSSIDNLERAKNMPGCLYMRPPIDRYGTLEFGNFDEIYQVGYVYGKEYLLKLKTEGSLPLPEETEEKKKLQRTLAPRRASI; from the exons ATGGCCGATAGTGGAGCATCCTCTCCTTCGTCCGACCTCCCAGACCTAGACTCTCTCCATGCATCTCTGTCCTCTCTTTCCTGCACTCCCCCCTCTGTTGCGGCACTCTCTCTGTCGACGTCGCCTCCCGCAATAACCGCCAGTGTCTCCGGTCTCCCACGCTTTTCAAACCATCTTCCCCCGCCCCCGCAGGTGTTCCTGCCCACTTCTACGACCATGGTGGGGTGGATCGGTTGGGTGTTTTCTCTGGTTTTCCAGACCATTCCGAGTGTTTTATACTGGATAATCACCTTCACGACCATCACATTGCCAACATGGCTCTTCACACTCTTTTCTACGAGCTTGACGTTCACAATGAATTTCACAACACT GCTACTGATCATACTGGCGGTCGTCTCGACCATCAGCTGGTTCATTCGCTACCGGTTTCTAAACATGTACAGCCGGCTACCCCCTGAGCCCCAACGCAAGGAACCGCAACTCGACCTCTTCCCGGACGTGCAGGAAGGCGATTCGAAACCGGGTTTGGCCAATTACCTTGATGAATTTCTGAGCGCGATCAAAGTGTTTGGTTACCTCGAGAGACCCGTCTTTCATGAGTTGACACGAACGATGCAAACAAGAAAGTTAATCGCGGGAGAGACTCTCCAActcgaggaagaaaagggattCTGTCTGGTTGTAGATGGACTGGTTCAAATATTCGTCCAGTCTATTCGGGATGGAAAACACAACCTGAATGGTGAGGTCATCGAGGACTCGTCAGATGAAGAGGGCCAATCTCAGGATGGGAAACAAGGGTATCAGCTGCTCACAGAAGTGAAGAATGGTGCTGCTATGTCATCTTTATTCTCGATCCTATCCCTGTTTACGGAGGACATCCAAATGCGAATCAACGGAGGCTCATATTCGAGTATGTCGAGTGTTCAGCCGAGTCCTGCTCGGCAACCCGACTCGATCCCCGCTAGTCCCGGTGGTGGTTTGAATGGGTCGCCTCCGGCTATACCCATGGACTATGAAGACGACAACTCCACCATCAACGGCGAGGGGGAATTCTTGCCTTCGGTTCCTCCGCTACATCTACCAGAGAGCCGTGCACCCCCCAAGAGTCGACCTAGAAGCTCGGGGAAGGTGCATTCCATCCCTCGGAAATCAGTCCATCCGGACATCGTGGCTCGAGCCATGGTTGATACGACGATTGCAATTATCCCAGCGAGTGCCTTCCGACGCTTGACACGCCTTTACCCTAGAGCTACCGCCCATATAGTTCAGGTGATCCTTACACGACTACAGAGAGTCACATTTGCGACAGCACACTCGTACCTCGGTCTAACAAACGAAGTTCTTGGAATTGAGAAACAAATGACCAAATATACAACGTTTGACTTGCCGAATGAAATCCGGGGGGCGGCATTAGATCGACTGAAAGAGAAATTCTTGAAAGAAAAGGACCGCCTAGGCTCAGAAGAAGTCACTAAAGGAATTGCATTGCATAACCCTTACGCCGGTAGAAGAGGCCGGTCGAGTAGCTTCCTAAGAAAGGAAGCTGCTCTTCAAGCAAAGATGGCGATGACACAGAGACCTATCTCCCTTGCCAACCCGGAAAAGTCCCCTGGTGGTCGCGACACAGCTGGAGTTAGCCCTGGAGACCTTCTTTCCACTATCCAACTCTCTCGATTTGGCCCTAAGCATGATCAATTCGCTACTGCTCCTAGATTTCTCTCTCCACTAGCCGACAAAGAGCGCTCACCGATGCGTCGTTCCTCGTTTCAACGGAAAGATTCGGTTGACGAGGACGCTTTATTCCGCGAGTCGATATTGGACTGTATTATGAACGGCATTGGTCTGACAGCCAGCTCTCATGATGCGCTCCGCAAAGGAAGTCATGCCTCCGGTGAACTATCCCCGAAATTAGTTTCATACGATTCGCGCCGCCAGAAAGCTGTATTTAGCAATAACGCATTTGGATTCATTGACGCCTACGAGGGATCTGGAGACGGTGAAACCGAGTCGATCATGTCTATGTCTGTAACGAGCGCCGGCGGTACATCGCCTATTGTTAATTTGAGGGAAGAGCTTCGTAACGATATAGAAATCGTTTACTTTCCCAAGGGATCAGTTCTCGTGGAACAGGGTGAACGCCATCCGGGGTTGTATTATGTTATAGACGGTTTTCTCGACGTGGGAGTTCAAGTCAACGAAAAGGGAGAGGACCTTGTCGGGACGTCAAGGCCCGGCCACTTGCAATTTCAGGAGGAACTATTCCCAACATTAAAGCGGACCCAGACAGCTACATCACGCGGGTCTACTACTGCAGCTTCTACAAACGACCCCAAGCGCAAGAGGCAATCCCGGAAGTCCCTCTACATGATCAAGCCGGGTGCAATTCAGGGCTATGTAGGCGCGATGGCGTCGTACCGCTCTTATACCGATGTTGTCGCAAAGACAGATGTCTACGTAGGGTTCCTTCCGCGAACGTCTTTGGAAAGATTGGCGGAACGATATCCAATTGCTTTGTTGACACTGGCAAAGAGACTCACGGGCCTTCTACCACGCCTGCTTCTCCATATCGATTTTGCTTTGGAGTGGGTGCAGGTAAATGCTGGCCAAGTCATTTATCATCAGGGTGATGAGAGTGATGCTATCTATATCACGCTAAATGGACGCCTTCGGTCGGTCCTTGAGGGGGCAGGGGGCAAAATGACTGTCGTTGGGGAGCATGGACAAGGTGAAAGTGTTGGCGAGTTGGAAGTGATGACAGAGTCGACGCGACCCGCAACGTTGCACGCCATACGAGATACCGAACTAGCCAAGTTCCCTCGGTCTCTTTTCAACAGCCTGGCCCAGGAGCACACTGGGATTACAATCCAGGTCTCAAAACTCATCGCCCAGCGGATGCGGGATCTAGTCGAAAACCCGATGTCTGAACAAAGCACCGAGCCTGGTAATACCGGCAGCGTCAAGACCGCGACGTCAACCCTCAATCTCCGCACTGTTGGAATTCTTCCGATCACCACTGGTGTTCCAGTTGTTGAATTCGGCAATCGGCTCCTGAACGCTCTACAGCAAATCGGTGTTACTGATGGTGTGACATCTTTAAACCAAGCGGCTATCCTGAATCACCTTGGCCGACATGCTTTTAGCAGGATGGGAAAGCTTAAGCTTTCACAGTATCTAGCCGATTTAGAGGAGAAATATGGAATGGTTCTGTACATCGCTGACACCAATGTGAACTCGCCATGGACTCAAACATGCATTAGCCAGGCCGACTGTATCCTCTTGGTTGGCCTTGCAGAGTCGTCCCCAAACGTGGGAGAGTACGAAAGATTCTTACTCGGAATGAAGACCACGGCACGAAAGGAACTCGTGTTGCTGCATGCAGACAGATATTGCCCCCCTGGCATCACTCGAAAATGGTTGAAGAACCGTGTTTGGATCAACGGAGGTCACCATCATATTCAAATGGGGTTCCGTCTCACTGCTGAGCCATCGCATCCTCAAGCAAAACGGCTGGGTACGGTTTTGAAGCAAAGAGTTCAGATCCTCCAGGCCGAGATCCAGAAATACACTTCTCGCCGCATTCGCCAAACTCCACTTTACTCTGCCCAAACACCATTTAAGGGCGATTTCCACCGCTTAGCGCGCCGGCTCTGTGGCAGGGCGGTTGGCCTGGTtcttggaggaggtggtgcaCGAGGTATTGCTCATGTGGGGGTTATTAAGGCTCTGGAGGAGGCTGGAATCCCCGTTGACATTGTTGGTGGGACATCCATTGGTGCCTTTATTGGTGGTCTGTATGCCAGGGATGCAGATGTTGTCCCAATGTATGGCCGTGCAAAGAAATTCGCTGGGCGCATGGGAAGCATGTGGCGCTTTGCCTTGGATCTGACCTACCCGTCCATGTCGTACACCACTGGCCATGAATTTAACCGCGGAATATTCAAGACCTTTGGCGATAGCCAGATTGAAGATTTTTGGCTCGAGTTCTACTGCAACACGACCAATATCAGCCGATCTCGAGCCGAGTACCATTCCTCCGGTTACATCTGGCGTTATGTGCGTGCATCGATGTCACTCGCTGGCCTTCTCCCTCCTATTTGCGATGAGGGGAGCATGTTACTCGACGGAGGCTACATTGATAATCTTACTGTAGCCCATATGAAGACACTGGGCGCAGACGTGATCTTCGCCGTTGACGTTGGCTCCATCGATGACAACACCCCACAGGGCTATGGTGATTCCCTCTCTGGCTTTTGGTCAGTTGTTAACCGTTGGAATCCGTTTTCTGCGattccaaatcctccaaccCTATCTGAGATCCAGGCGCGACTGGCTTATGTCTCTTCTATTGACAATCTCGAGCGGGCCAAGAACATGCCGGGCTGCCTCTACATGCGTCCTCCAATTGACCGCTACGGAACCCTTGAATTCGGCAATTTCGACGAAATTTACCAAGTTGGATATGTTTATGGCAAGGAATACTTGCTGAAGCTCAAGACCGAAGGATCCCTACCACTTCCAGAGGAAaccgaagaaaagaaaaagcttcAGCGTACACTGGCACCTCGACGTGCAAGTATATAA
- a CDS encoding anoctamin family protein (COG:D;~EggNog:ENOG410PINZ;~InterPro:IPR007632;~PFAM:PF04547;~TransMembrane:9 (i177-197o203-227i286-308o320-346i367-388o430-451i521-540o577-594i606-626o)): MASPAAKSGSHHSFHVDYVIQYSYANRDPSKASQELELLLRKLWEVGLQTEVRPGEDSNLLVFVRASKKKRLRRALYQSRIRDWLHGVRSSEPEDESSAEPQTESERLRIINHMITLPHDLGGAGITPQHGHWKNVLAIFPLHDEEKNKEYLTDWSQKTFLSEGDLDHIRDKFGESIGFYFMFLQSYFRFLLFPAAFGFSCWLLLGSFSVIYTVVNCLWGVIFIEYWKRQEEDLSCRWQTKGVSVVRTTRREFKPEREVQDQVTGETHGVFPATTRLQRQLLQVPFALFSAVALGAIIATCFAIEIFISEVYTGPLKTYLVFIPTILLSALIPTMSGVLVQVATKLNDFENYETQAAYDTALTQKIFVINFITSYLPIFLTAFVYIPFASLIVPHLDVFHLTVRPFVSKEKATTTRGHFTIDPDRLRKQVIYFTVTAQVVGLGMETVVPYLKQRFARQYKEYKKKKNGRTDTGLERETKRPRQHSYSDHRDEVEFLTRVRKEADRDDYDVTDDLREMCIQFGYLALFSPVWPLVPVSFLINNWVELRSDFFKIIIDCRRPTPVRVDTIGPWLDTLGFLSWVGSITSAALVYMFNTSTHGPKGEPSAIKGWALLLTIFFAEHLYLIVRFVVQATMAKFVPHNVRREKTEQYMIRKRYLESTLGARSSDDEEDLTAKDESMELSDITRKSLEEDARAWAKHNTDPEERFWMRQKGWREAVTVGTSIIESQAEESKKEQ; the protein is encoded by the exons ATGGCTTCACCCGCCGCCAAGAGCGGCTCTCATCACAGTTTCCATGTGGACTACGTCATTCAATATAGCTATGCCAATAGAG ATCCGTCCAAAGCGTCTCAGGAGCtagagcttcttctgcggAAGCTCTGGGAGGTGGGATTGCAAACCGAAGTGAGGCCGGGCGAGGACTCCAACCTGCTTGTCTTCGTGCGGGCATCTAAGAAAAAGAGGCTGCGACGGGCTCTGTACCAGTCCCG AATCCGCGATTGGCTCCATGGCGTCCGCAGCTCCGAACCCGAGGATGAGTCCTCCGCCGAACCACAGACGGAATCCGAGCGACTGCGCATTATAAACCATATGATAACGCTTCCGCATGATTTGGGCGGCGCGGGGATCACGCCCCAGCATGGTCATTGGAAGAATGTGCTTGCGATATTCCCACTTCatgacgaggagaagaataAGGAGTATTTGACGGATTGGAGTCAGAAGACGTTTTTGTCTGAGGGCGATCTGGACCATATACGGGATAAGTTTGGGGAGAGC ATCGGATTCTACTTTATGTTTCTGCAATCGTATTTCAGGTTTCTGCTTTTCCCTGCGGCTTTCGGGTTCTCGTGCTGGCTGTTATTGGGGTCTTTCTCTGTGATATACACCGTGGTTAACTGTCTCTGGGGTGTGATCTTCATTGAGTATTGGAAACGACAAGAGGAGGACCTCAGCTGTCGATGGCAAACCAAGGGAGTTTCCGTTGTTCGAACCACGCGGCGAGAATTTAAGCCAGAAAGAGAGGTTCAAGATCAGGTTACTGGCGAGACCCACGGTGTTTTCCCGGCGACAACTCGGCTGCAGCGGCAGCTTCTCCAGGTTCCGTTTGCCCTGTTCTCAGCTGTAGCCCTGGGTGCTATTATCGCAACCTGTTTTGCGATTGAGATATTCATATCTGAGGTATACACTGGGCCGCTGAAGACATACTTG GTCTTCATTCCGACCATCTTGCTGTCAGCCCTGATTCCAACCATGAGCGGAGTCCTCGTTCAGGTCGCGACGAAGCTTAACGACTTTGAAAACTATGAAACACAAGCCGCCTATGATACAGCGCTAACGCAGAAGATTTTCGtcatcaacttcatcacGTCGTACCTCCCGATCTTTTTAACGGCATTCGTCTACATCCCATTTGCCAGTCTCATCGTCCCTCACCTCGATGTCTTCCATTTGACAGTGCGACCTTTCGTGTCAAAGGAAAAAGCGACCACCACACGTGGACATTTCACCATCGACCCTGACCGACTACGAAAGCAAGTTATCTACTTTACCGTTACGGCTCAAGTCGTGGGACTTGGGATGGAGACTGTTGTGCCATACTTGAAGCAGCGATTCGCTCGCCAGTACAAGGAGtacaagaagaaaaagaatggACGGACAGACACGGGTCTAGAACGCGAGACCAAGAGGCCACGACAGCACTCGTACAGCGACCATCGTGATGAGGTTGAATTCCTCACGCGCGTCCGCAAGGAAGCCGACCGGGACGACTACGATGTCACGGATGACCTGCGAGAGATGTGCATTCAATTTGGTTACTTGGCTTTGTTTTCGCCCGTCTGGCCCCTGGTGCCAGTTTCCTTCCTGATCAACAACTGGGTCGAGCTTCGTTCCGACTTTTTCAAAATAATCATCGACTGCAGGAGGCCTACTCCTGTGCGGGTGGATACGATTGGACCTTGGCTGGACACCCTGGGCTTTCTCTCGTGGGTGGGGAGCATCACTAGCGCAGCGCTGGTATACATGTTCAACACAAGCACCCACGGGCCAAAGGGCGAACCTTCGGCGATCAAAGGATGGGCACTTTTGTTGACAATATTCTTCGCGGAGCACCTGTATCTTATTGTGCGGTTTGTGGTCCAGGCCACAATGGCCAAGTTCGTGCCCCATAACGTCCGCCGCGAGAAAACAGAGCAGTACATGATCCGGAAGCGGTACCTGGAGTCGACACTTGGCGCGCGGAgcagcgatgacgaggaggacctTACCGCGAAGGACGAATCCATGGAGCTATCTGACATAACCCGGAAGTCACTTGAAGAGGATGCTCGGGCCTGGGCTAAGCATAATACCGACCCGGAAGAGCGATTCTGGATGAGACAGAAGGGTTGGAGGGAGGCTGTTACGGTGGGGACTTCTATTATCGAAAGCCAGGCTGAAGAATCGAAGAAGGAGCAGTGA